Proteins from one Aspergillus nidulans FGSC A4 chromosome VIII genomic window:
- a CDS encoding uncharacterized protein (transcript_id=CADANIAT00001734) produces the protein MSTVGGGLLSNYLNGESRSQSNGWEREANRATIQNGLTDSMSAGPVKLAGRRKRSAQERKLVVGIALVLRYPATTLMGKGKRRRSAPLLHMAELVKRVEILENAMSGLSSKYGVPVEELAQNIIRENLDGTTREDVEAKCQELQDTELKHEGMEAQDAPFKDLSSAPSPGPATQPYADMPSGNQMTSGISSSSVSPASEVQDTPNPYIIPDPQFVHPSAPDMLEPQGFFRQEYNESFILNNDRTLQSNELTMHHSTMDTFTTMADSWEQHF, from the exons ATGAGCACGGTGGGTGGAGGACTTCTTTCGAATTATCTGAATGGCGAGTCTCGCAGT CAATCAAACGGCTGGGAACGGGAGGCGAACCGCGCTACGATCCAAAACGGTCTCACCGACAGCATGTCAGCCGGGCCTGTGAAGCTTGCAGGCAGAAGAAAACGAAGTGCACAGGAGAGAAAGCTGGTTGTAGGAATTGCATTGGTACTTCGGTACCCTGCAACTACACTGAtgggaaaagggaaaagacGAAGAAGTGCGCCCTTGCT GCACATGGCCGAGCTTGTCAAACGGGTCGAGATCCTCGAGAACGCGATGAGCGGGCTGAGCTCTAAGTACGGTGTTCCGGTCGAGGAGCTA GCCCAGAACATCATCAGGGAAAATCTTGATGGGACAACTCGAGAAGACGTGGAAGCGAAGTGCCAGGAACTGCAGGATACCGAATTGAAGCACGAGGGAATGGAGGCTCAGGACGCTCCCTTCAAGGATTTGTCGTCCGCTCCATCACCCGGTCCTGCAACTCAACCTTACGCAGATATGCCATCAGGCAATCAAATGACAAGTGGGATAAGTTCGTCTAGCGTGTCACCGGCCAGCGAAGTGCAAGACACCCCCAACCCCTACATAATACCGGATCCTCAATTTGTCCACCCTTCAGCTCCGGACATGCTGGAACCCCAAGGGTTCTTCCGTCAAGAATATAACGAATCGTTCATTCTTAATAACGACAGGACTCTTCAGTCTAATGAGTTAACAATGCACCACTCTACAATGGACACTTTCACAACTATGGCTGACTCTTGGGAGCAGCATTTCTAA
- a CDS encoding uncharacterized protein (transcript_id=CADANIAT00001735): protein MDSEYPPLPSSKAFNASLQSISLSDGEGNTQVLSGSETPTSMTSGRGQGSSYSSTQVIVHSGDLILQYTSLKHAETTHTRWRVSSESLMQSSPYFRALLDPDKFSEGRNLVKQRELHKLDVNTTVSGDVAGFSGNPSSDQDALPTLRLPDDHLPPRFGPDNIGLFLKVLSFNSFTEAERESFEAEVRAQKPSFIAGLIEIADAFNSPETVRECLERACYTLGKPKLPFTKFTASMLKLNENRIRQSIFIAKFLNHQTVFKMLTHALVVGGSRFWVNGIEPPAPDSPGWHYLSDGLEEELYYRRQSVLNTVTDLQAHFLRIYGALGEPTPPSKPGTLPLPNPSPASRQYQCRCGLGNSSACDIFHLGQMTRFFSLRTKTIFIGSTLLDPDFNPDIENAVIEGEVGTRPTDITSVISLLKQCPDYQIDSNHMACGIRRRFLPALDCIEGFVGDERGLLGVNLSYWRKEGNDERRGGESNWPHFQGSWANRAHRRALLVEIRLSRIMGIPLMSPGSSAAEYREEDARLLFTAKKRNWEA, encoded by the exons ATGGATTCTGAATACCCGCCTTTACCGTCATCCAAAGCTTTCAATGCTTCGCTTCAAAGCATATCACTTTCTGATGGCGAAGGTAATACTCAAGTACTTTCTGGATCAGAGACGCCGACTTCTATGACCAGtggacgaggacaaggatCCTCATATTCAAGTACGCAAGTCATTGTTCACAGCGGCGACCTTATCCTGCAATATACGTCCTTGAAGCATGCCGAGACCACACATACCCGCTGGAGAGTGTCTAGTGAAAGCTTGATGCAGAGTAGTCCTTACTTTCGTGCTCTACTGGATCCTGACAAGTTTTCCGAGGGTAGAAATCTCGTGAAACAGAGGGAACTGCACAAGCTTGACGTAAATACCACTGTCAGCGGAGACGTTGCTGGGTTTTCAGGAAATCCTAGCTCTGACCAGGACGCGCTCCCAACTTTGCGATTGCCAGATGATCACTTGCCACCACGCTTTGGGCCAGACAATATTGGGCTTTTTCTCAAAGTTCTGTCTTTCAATTCGTTCACGGAGGCAGAGAGGGAAAGCTTCGAAGCAGAAGTCAGAGCTCAAAAGCCGTCGTTCATTGCTGGATTGATAGAAATAGCCGATGCCTTCAACTCCCCTGAAACTGTCCGGGAATGCCTTGAACGGGCCTGTTACACTCTTGGGAAACCAAAGCTGCCATTTACCAAGTTCACCGCCTCCATGCTGAAACTAAACGAAAATCGTATTCGGCAATCTATATTCATAGCAAAGTTTTTAAACCACCAAACCGTCTTCAAGATGCTCACGCATGCTCTGGTTGTTGGGGGATCCAGGTTCTGGGTTAATGGAATCGAGCCTCCGGCACCTGATAGTCCCGGTTGGCACTATCTCTCAGATGGCCTCGAAG AGGAACTCTACTACCGCCGCCAAAGTGTCCTAAACACTGTCACCGACCTGCAAGCCCACTTCCTTCGCATCTATGGTGCGCTCGGAGAGCCCACGCCCCCGAGCAAACCCGGCACACTTCCCCTTCCCAACCCGTCACCAGCATCCCGGCAATACCAATGCCGTTGCGGCCTCGGCAACTCCAGCGCCTGTGACATCTTCCACCTTGGACAGATGACGcgtttcttttccctccgcACAAAAACCATCTTCATCGGCTCTACCCTCCTAGACCCAGACTTCAACCCAGATATCGAAAACGCAGTCATTGAAGGGGAAGTAGGAACACGCCCTACCGACATCACATCCGTAATCTCGCTCCTCAAACAATGCCCAGACTATCAGATTGATTCTAACCATATGGCCTGCGGTATTCGTCGCCGCTTTCTTCCCGCTTTGGATTGTATTGAGGGCTTTGTTGGCGACGAGAGGGGGCTCCTAGGCGTGAACCTGAGTTACTGGCGTAAAGAAGGAAATGATGAGAGACGCGGAGGGGAAAGCAACTGGCCCCATTTCCAGGGTTCCTGGGCAAACCGAGCCCATCGTAGGGCTCTCCTGGTTGAAATCCGCTTGTCCAGGATTATGGGGATACCGCTTATGTCGCCGGGGAGTTCAGCTGCAGAGTATCGCGAGGAGGATGCGCGGCTACTTTTtacagcgaagaagaggaattggGAGGCTTGA
- a CDS encoding uncharacterized protein (transcript_id=CADANIAT00001737) produces the protein MDSSTTSALPGNRLIAYIQSLAKAKKGLPYGLPVCVAPSHTVNSTDALLRLASLIGPYITILQVQADIIDDWSEDTIRQLTLLAKKYAFLIWEGGRILNATIGVVGRQRAESREVRNTLVDLIRKKYTKGVVKPASWANISTAWASGVAVNNQAADILIPTLKAAAREAVADAVQTIRTEITAVIDSNRPFSPHDSFGAQTNGETSHQRQPSHYAIGEGEHNSLALPPRKASTISLTRTITQHTEESTDALMGTESYEPEDVWDFGVAPPPTIDTDLPPPPLLARGILLCLPSATDSAFTPEYRKSTMAAAYANQDFVLGFICGEPWHLVSQRDDQILGFDALMDTLTPTEQDQLSHDMDGIEDTPSHPLALLSIIPHTLSSANDQQLGDTTPTTFETPEIPTDSLNPLAHRLYSLVGESVRARDACTSQREKSTRKQATKRSYRRPDLLHIPLVYLP, from the coding sequence ATGGACTCATCAACCACCTCGGCTCTCCCAGGTAATCGCCTGATTGCCTACATCCAATCCTTGGCTAAAGCCAAAAAGGGATTGCCGTATGGACTGCCCGTTTGCGTTGCACCATCTCACACTGTCAACAGCACGGACGCTCTTCTCCGCTTAGCATCGCTTATCGGCCCATATATCACTATCTTGCAGGTTCAAGCGGACATTATCGATGACTGGTCCGAGGATACTATCCGCCAATTGACTTTGCTGGCCAAAAAATATGCATTCTTGATCTGGGAAGGCGGTCGAATTCTGAATGCCACTATTGGGGTCGTTGGTCGACAGAGAGCAGAGTCGAGAGAAGTGAGGAATACGTTGGTTGACCTGATCCGCAAGAAATACACCAAGGGTGTGGTGAAACCCGCCTCCTGGGCGAATATTTCAACTGCCTGGGCCTCTGGGGTAGCAGTCAATAACCAAGCTGCGGACATATTGATCCCGACTCTGAAGGCTGCTGCCAGAGAGGCCGTCGCTGATGCTGTCCAGACTATTAGGACAGAAATCACCGCGGTCATCGACTCGAACCGTCCATTTAGTCCACACGACTCTTTCGGAGCTCAAACAAATGGTGAAACCAGCCATCAACGTCAGCCATCACATTATGCGATAGGGGAAGGCGAACATAATAGCTTGGCGCTCCCCCCACGGAAAGCATCCACTATCTCTCTCACTCGAACGATAACTCAGCACACTGAGGAGTCGACTGATGCGCTGATGGGAACCGAGTCCTATGAGCCCGAGGACGTCTGGGACTTTGGAGTGGCACCACCACCCACAATCGACACCGaccttcctccaccaccgctCCTCGCCCGTGggattcttctctgccttcccTCCGCTACGGACTCCGCATTCACTCCTGAATACCGCAAAAGCACCATGGCTGCGGCATACGCCAATCAAGACTTCGTACTTGGATTCATCTGCGGTGAACCATGGCATCTGGTCTCCCAACGAGACGATCAAATACTAGGTTTCGATGCACTGATGGATACTTTAACACCAACCGAGCAAGACCAACTCTCTCACGACATGGATGGAATAGAAGATACACCATCTCACCCTCTAGCATTATTGTCAATAATCCCGCATACGCTAAGCTCGGCAAATGACCAGCAGCTGGGCGATACAACACCGACAACATTCGAAACACCAGAGATACCCACAGATTCTCTAAACCCACTGGCTCACAGATTGTATTCACTTGTGGGAGAAAGCGTCAGGGCCCGGGATGCTTGCACTAGCCAGAGGGAGAAATCTACACGGAAACaagcgacgaagaggagttATCGTCGTCCCGATCTCCTGCATATTCCCCTTGTGTACTTGCCTTGA
- a CDS encoding fatty acid alpha-hydroxylase (transcript_id=CADANIAT00001738), with protein sequence MPGQTLPTFTPAEVESHNSAKSCYVTIGSKVYDITSFVDDHPGGGDLVLEYAGKDVTEILRDPVSHTHSESAYEILEDNLVGFIGSESSSKCANGSANGKPVYASTGMSTAEDLSVETDAVQDYQKHKFLDLNKPLLMQLWNSGFSKEFYLEQVHRPRHYKGGDSAPLFGNFLEPLSKTAWYVVPIVWLPPVLYGTYLGASGLGRAPAAAAYWLFGFFLWSLIEYLMHRFLFHLDKYLPDNRVGITLHFLLHGIHHYLPMDKYRLVMPPSLFVILATPFWKLAHTVFYYNWNAAVLAYCGGVFGYICYDLTHYFLHHRNLPSYYKGLKKYHLEHHFADYDNGFGVTSRFWDWVFGTELELPPPKVLKTQ encoded by the exons ATGCCTGGACAAACCTTGCCCACCTTCACCCCGGCTGAAGTTGAGTCGCACAATAGCGCCAAATCCTGCTATGTGACCATAGGCTCGAAAGTCTACGATATCACATCGTTTGTGGATGATCACCCAGGTGGGGGAGATTTGGTTCTTGAATATGCTGGGAAAGATGTGACGGAGATTCTACGGGATCCGGTATCTCATACCCATTCTGAATCCGCATATGAGATCTTGGAGGACAATCTGGTTGGGTTTATCGGTTCCGAATCGAGCTCAAAGTGCGCGAATGGATCTGCGAATGGAAAGCCGGTGTACGCCAGCACTGGGATGTCTACAGCGGAAGACCTATCCGTGGAAACCGACGCTGTCCAGGATTATCAAAAGCACAAGTTCCTGGATCTCAATAAGCCTCTGCTTATGCAGCTGTGGAACAGCGGGTTCAGCAAAGAGTTCTACCTAGAACAAGTTCACCGGCCACGTCACTACAAAGGGGGAGACTCTGCTCCTCTCTTTGGAAACTTCCTTGAGCCTCTTAGCAAAACCGCTTGGTATGTTGTACCGATTGTGTGGCTTCCTCCTGTCCTCTACGGGACTTATCTTGGGGCTTCTGGCCTGGGACGTGCTCCTGCCGCGGCTGCTTATTGGCTGTTCGGGTTCTTCTTATGGAGTTTGATTGAATACCTCATGCATAGGTTTTTATTCCACCTTGACAA ATACCTTCCTGATAACCGAGTCGGAATAACTCTACATTTCCTCCTGCATGGCATTCACCATTATCTACCGATGGACAAGTATCGGCTTGTGATGCCGCCTAGCCTTTTTGTCATCCTCGCTACGCCGTTCTGGAAACTTGCGCACACGGTATTCTATTACAACTGGAATGCCGCCGTGCTCGCGTACTGTGGCGGCGTTTTTGGGTACATTTGTTATGACTTGACGCACTATTTCCTCCACCATCGCAA TCTCCCTTCGTACTACAAGGGGCTCAAAAAATATCATCTTGAGCATCACTTTGCCGATTATGATAACGGCTTTGGCGTGACCAGCCGTTTCTGGGACTGGGTATTCGGTACTGAGCTCGAACTCCCTCCTCCCAAGGTTCTGAAGACTCAATAG
- a CDS encoding putative RNA splicing factor (Pad-1) (transcript_id=CADANIAT00001739) translates to MSGLDVEALLESTAAPATQRPDDRSKAENGDRRDERDRSWDRDRRRRDRSRDRRRSKDVDGDDDMRSPRSEHGSANGSHRSRKRSRSRDSDRRRARRDRHGDDYRSNGDYYRGGGRARTRSRSPYDDRYYRPSGRSRRDERDEERRPRREREPRKRSDSRDRSPELNEDERDRRTIFVQQLAARLRTKELIAFFEKVGPVKEAQIVKDRVSGRSKGVGYVEFKDESSVAPAIQLTGQKLLGIPIIAQLTEAEKNRQARNSEASSGNKHSAPFHRLYVGNIHFSIDENDLQSVFEPFGELEFVQLQKDETGRSRGYGFVQFRDPNQAREALEKMNGYDLGGRAIRVGLGNDKFTPENTQRTQSQSANQSNFQGSMFSGSGGRGVQAGGTSNFDRAGGREPEKGTAASALDDTDVAGVNFNNFSRDALMRKLARTDEPAEPSADDKQQKILLPKTEPKPLPVNVNMASREEGESWVKELEDDVRAECEEKYGHVVHIALDPNSQGDIYLKFDRVQGGENAIKGLNGRFFGGRQITAQPVVDAVYSSLFSRTKAI, encoded by the exons ATGTCAGGTCTCGACGTTGAGGCTCTACTTGAGTCTACTGCCGCCCCCGCTACTCAACGACCCGACGACCGCTCAAAGGCCGAAAATGGCGACCGACGTGATGAGCGCGACCGCTCTTGGGACCGGGACCGCAGACGACGGGATCGTAGCCGAGACAGACGTCGCTCGAAGGATGTCGacggagatgatgatatgaGAAGCCCGAGGAGCGAACACGGCAGTGCTAACGGAAGCCATAGAAgtaggaagaggagcaggagccgCGATAGCGACCGTCGTCGGGCTCGCCGCGATCGACACGGCGACGACTATCGCTCGAATGGTGATTACTACCGTGGCGGTGGCCGCGCACGCactcgatctcgatctccttATGATGACAGATATTACCGCCCCTCAGGCCGTTCCCGGCGGGATGAGCGTGATGAAGAAAGGCGACCTCGCCGTGAACGCGAACCTCGCAAACGAAGTGATTCGAGAGATAGAAGCCCTGAACTCAACGAAGACGAACGCGACCGGCGTACTATCTTTGTGCAGCAACTCGCCGCACGACTGAGAACTAAGGAGCTGATTGCCTTCTTTGAAAAGGTCGGACCTGTCAAAGAAGCTCAAATCGTCAAAGACCGAGTTAGTGGAAGGTCCAAAGG TGTCGGTTATGTCGAATTCAAAGACGAGAGTTCCGTTGCGCCCGCTATCCAGCTTACAGGACAAAAACTTCTAGGAATTCCGATCATTGCGCAATTGACTGAAGCCGAAAAGAATCGCCAAGCCCGCAATTCCGAGGCAAGCAGTGGCAATAAACACTCCGCCCCTTTTCACAGGCTTTATGTGGGTAATATCCATTTCAGTATCGATGAGAATGACCTTCAGAGTGTCTTTGAGCCATTTGGCGAACTTGAATTCGTTCAGCTGCAAAAGGACGAAACCGGTAGGAGCAGGGGCTATGGCTTCGTGCA GTTCCGTGACCCCAACCAGGCCCGGGAGGCATTGGAAAAGATGAACGGCTATGACCTTGGTGGTCGGGCTATCCGCGTCGGCCTTGGCAATGATAAGTTCACCCCCGAGAACACTCAACGTACCCAGAGCCAGAGTGCAAACCAAAGTAACTTTCAGGGCTCTATGTTCTCGGGCTCTGGCGGACGTGGTGTCCAGGCTGGAGGCACCAGCAACTTCGATCGTGCGGGTGGTCGTGAGCCTGAGAAGGGAACCGCTGCCAGTGCCCTAGATGACACAGACGTTGCCGGTGTGAACTTCAACAACTTCAGTAGAGACGCATTGATGAGGAAACTTGCAAGAACAGATGAACCTGCTGAGCCCTCCGCAGACGACAAACAGCAAAAGATACTCCTTCCGAAAACTGAACCCAAGCCTTTACCGGTTAATGTCAACATGGCGAGTCG GGAGGAGGGTGAATCCTGGGTtaaggagctggaggatgacgTTCGCGCTGAGTGCGAAGAAAAATATGGCCATGTTGTTCACATTGCACTAGATCCAAATTCCCAGGGCGACATATACCTGAAGTTCGACCGCGTCCAGGGTGGAGAGAACGCCATCAAGGGCCTGAACGggcgcttcttcggcggcAGACAAATCACTGCGCAACCTGTCGTCGATGCTGTTTACAGCAGCTTGTTTTCCCGAACAAAAGCAATCTAA
- a CDS encoding uncharacterized protein (transcript_id=CADANIAT00001740), whose product MAADTSNSNPGSPGPSVQNVDIDYGQHYSHNFNDSSAHLIIQRLRRELDDALLRIDRDTDVISGLHDKVTSLEELVKKQQITINTQSKTISDPRSLRKQHSQIQVHVQSPMGMGLFPITPSHHQHHVHHQYQCPGSGASGASCGSGVCVLQTTPSPLDCQAQSQAQVHPQPAHSPEYNPQNGTVFDQPPPKFEIPPGAYASFAQISPPGLVPNTGRTSDVFSPFSSTSVSNGVDHTSPTTVYDAADCHKRMADFSNRFQTLMRMSEIFGHAHASLPNVFMDSHMDDHVKDYLMAISRGTKASDLLGNAATRGFFVAKAINWYLVEKILNASVTSGFDAAADLEINQIQEQMTSKTPLVRHLMLTAVATHIAKLTKKSGFTEYNQQKIYNHLHTLWAYIGPLGHDAANQNGPMWNDLHAIVSEAQSLAIDMYSMPLEYKFEFPEQNEPFDPHTMINRDPWVLADPSVLQNTDTRVRLGITPITRIRDNSQSPGDVQMVYMGHVLLKGPRKQML is encoded by the exons ATGGCCGCCGACACCTCTAATTCAAACCCTGGCAGCCCAGGGCCGAGCGTTCAGAACGTAGACATTGACTACGGGCAGCATTACAGCCACAACTTCAACGATTCCTCCGCTCATTTAATAATACAACGTCTCCGTCGCGAGCTCGACGACGCCCTCCTACGCATTGATCGCGATACAGACGTCATCAGTGGCCTTCATGATAAGGTTACGagcctggaggagctggtcaAGAAACAGCAAATCACTATCAATACTCAGAGCAAGACGATTTCTGATCCTAGGTCTCTGAGAAAGCAGCATTCACAGATTCAGGTGCACGTGCAGTCTCCCATGGGTATGGGGCTGTTCCCTATAACGCCTAGTCACCACCAGCATCATGTCCACCATCAGTATCAGTGCCCGGGCTCTGGGGCTTCGGGCGCCTCCTGTGGTAGTGGAGTGTGTGTTTTGCAGACCACTCCGTCGCCACTCGACTGCCAGGCCCAGAGCCAGGCTCAGGTTCATCCTCAGCCGGCGCATTCGCCTGAATATAATCCTCAGAACGGTACCGTATTCGATCAGCCGCCCCCGAAATTCGAAATCCCTCCCGGGGCATATGCCTCTTTTGCACAGATTTCCCCTCCTGGTCTTGTTCCGAATACGGGAAGAACATCAGATGTATTCAGTCCTTTCAGCTCTACTAGCGTTTCCAACGGTGTAGATCATACATCTCCAACAACCGTATATGACGCAGCTGATTGCCATAAGAGAATGGCGGATTTCTCAAACCGATTTCAGACTCTGATGCGGATGTCTGAGATTTTTGGCCATGCGCATGCGAGTCTGCCAAATGTCTTCATGGATAGCCACATGGACGACCATGTCAAGGACTACCTCATGGCAATATCGAGGGGAACTAAAGCATCTGACCTTCTTGGGAACGCGGCGACACGGGGTTTCTTCGTCGCAAAAGCCATAAACTGGTATCTAGTCGAGAAAATCCTCAACGCTTCTGTTACTAGTGGCTTCGACGCGGCTGCTGATTTAGAAATCAATCAGATTCAAGAGCAAATGACTTCCA AAACTCCCCTTGTGCGCCACTTAATGCTAACCGCAGTAGCCACGCACATAGCAAAGCTCACCAAGAAATCCGGATTCACAGAGTACAACCAGCAAAAGATTTACAACCATCTTCACACACTCTGGGCATATATTGGGCCTCTCGGACACGACGCAGCCAACCAAAACGGCCCAATGTGGAATGACCTTCACGCGATAGTGTCGGAAGCGCAGTCTCTTGCTATTGACATGTACTCCATGCCTCTGGAGTATAAGTTCGAGTTCCCTGAACAGAACGAGCCGTTTGATCCACATACCATGATCAACCGTGATCCTTGGGTCCTCGCAGACCCGAGTGTTCTACAGAACACTGACACACGGGTACGCCTAGGCATCACGCCTATTACACGTATTCGGGATAACTCTCAGAGTCCGGGGGATGTACAAATGGTGTATATGGGCCATGTGTTGCTGAAGGGACCGAGGAAGCAGATGCTATGA
- a CDS encoding uncharacterized protein (transcript_id=CADANIAT00001741) codes for MSGWERQHEPESTYRYARLRHIPPKAHHLGPVSRHPLSKPNVPRKKNTTGTTHMRDTERRLDGIHVHQPGPICSLIWPPGKGKQEGVTKQATRLPPDAAQIGRSCHKMIAWIHATERGATIQTARSSNYS; via the exons ATGTCCGGCTGGGAGAGACAGCACGAGCCGGAAAGTACCTACAGATATGCACGTCTCCGTCATATCCCACCCAAAGCGCACCATCTAGGGCCCGTCAGCCGCCACCCACTGTCAAAACCGAACGTCCCTCGCAAGAAAAACACAACTGGGACGACACATATGCGAGATACAGAAAGGCGCTTGGATGGCATCCACGTCCATCAGCCAGGGCCTATATGCTCACTAATATGGCCACCCGGCAAGGGCAAACAGGAAGGAGTAACCAAACAAGCAACGCGGCTGCCACCA GACGCGGCTCAGATCGGTCGCTCCTGCCATAAAATGATTGCCTGGATACATGCTACCGAGAGAGGTGCAACCATCCagacagcaagaagcagcaactatagCTAG
- a CDS encoding type 2C protein phosphatase PTC6 (transcript_id=CADANIAT00001742) has translation MTLAPSKRVTVRVWTLIDSQNYIRFYRCRYSSTTQAAESTRTTKRREFHDYFVTHLPSSSLHPDPRGPLTSFHKLPRSASVPHTGESTHSPTSFQALTSRETTVVRIPLRSAKHHFGAATSRGTRPSNEDTYQAGVIDIPAFAKRPPASLTIRNRSARVAGLRENRGADSASGDPQVFYFGIFDGHGGSECSTFLKETLHEYIQDTAAEFELQSSLRKAGENSASPDAESELPIRQGSNVARVQRLEKSLVQSWRNLVGGYFRRFVPPNFSHLAKHTAEESSSVPENNKGVTIEEILEYAFLRADLDFVSAQASREDDELSNVCRPLYQDDILYGPSRSQSLNIAGLRRFKGGSTASTVLISTPTPAPFWHPASPSSLLVSHVGDTRILLCSTVTGEAIPLTSNHHPSSPIEANRLRRYAATFVTDSFGEERISGLANTRAFGDVQSKRIGVSAEPELRRFEIAPAEYSFLVLMSDGISEALTDQEVVDIIKEAKTPDEGARHVVNFATEVTRTGDNATCLVVRLGGWERRLEGGLGSLGTKESREFRRQEATDPRRSRR, from the exons ATGACTCTGGCTCCGTCGAAGCGAGTCACTGTCCGGGTCTGGACCCTGATTGACAGTCAAA ACTATATTCGTTTTTATAGATGTCGCTACTCTTCAACCACGCAGGCAGCAGAGTCAACGCGGACCACCAAACGACGCGAATTCCACGACTACTTCGTTACGCAtcttccttcatcctcgcttcATCCAGACCCAAGGGGCCCCTTAACATCGTTCCATAAACTTCCTCGGTCGGCGTCCGTGCCCCATACTGGAGAGTCCACACACTCGCCAACATCTTTCCAAGCCCTAACTAGTCGAGAGACAACGGTAGTTCGGATTCCGCTACGCAGCGCAAAACATCATTTTGGAGCAGCAACCTCACGAGGAACTCGCCCTTCAAATGAAGATACCTACCAAGCCGGAGTGATTGATATTCCTGCTTTCGCGAAGCGGCCGCCTGCCTCCCTAACGATCAGGAACCGGAGTGCGCGGGTCGCTGGTCTTCGCGAGAATAGAGGTGCGGACAGTGCAAGTGGCGACCCCCAAGTGTTCTATTTTGGCATTTTCGATGGCCACGGCGGGTCAGAATGTAGTACATTCCTAAAAGAAACGCTACATGAATATATTCAAGATACTGCCGCTGAATTCGAGCTGCAGTCGAGTTTGAGAAAGGCTGGTGAGAACTCCGCGTCTCCGGACGCTGAGAGCGAGTTGCCCATTCGGCAAGGCAGCAACGTTGCGCGGGTTCAAAGGTTAGAAAAGTCTCTAgtccagagctggagaaatcTTGTTGGAGGGTACTTTAGAAGATTTGTACCTCCGAACTTCTCGCACCTCGCCAAACATACTGCAGAggaatcatcatcagtgCCAGAGAATAACAAGGGGGTCACAAttgaggagattctggagtATGCTTTCTTGCGTGCAGACTTGGACTTTGTCTCCGCCCAAGCATCAAGGGAGGATGACGAGCTGAGCAATGTCTGCCGTCCGCTTTACCAAGACGATATTCTTTATGGACCGAGCCGCTCACAGTCCCTAAACATTGCTGGCTTGAGACGGTTCAAAGGTGGAAGCACGGCTAGTACTGTACTCATTTCCACGCCCACGCCCGCACCCTTCTGGCACCCAGCAAGCCCATCTAGCTTGCTGGTGTCGCATGTCGGTGATACCAGGATACTGTTATGCTCAACAGTCACCGGCGAGGCAATTCCGCTTACATCTAATCACCACCCATCTTCTCCGATTGAAGCCAACCGGCTACGGCGATATGCCGCTACGTTTGTTACTGATTCATTTGGTGAAGAGCGCATTAGTGGCCTAGCTAACACTCGTGCATTTGGCGACGTACAATCAAAACGAATTGGAGTGTCGGCTGAACCTGAGCTCCGTCGATTCGAGATAGCCCCCGCGGAGTACTCGTTCCTGGTGCTAATGTCAGATGGTATCAGCGAGGCTCTTACTGACCAGGAAGTGGTGGATATCATTAAAGAAGCGAAGACTCCAGATGAAGGGGCTCGACATGTTGTCAACTTCGCCACTGAAGTAACTAGGACCGGCGACAATGCTACTTGCCTCGTTGTGCGACTCGGCGGCTGGGAGCGACGATTGGAGGGGGGTTTAGGAAGTTTGGGAACAAAAGAATCTCGCGAATTCCGTCgacaagaggctacagatCCGCGCAGGTCACGGAGATGA